One part of the Candidatus Eisenbacteria bacterium genome encodes these proteins:
- a CDS encoding PEGA domain-containing protein, whose protein sequence is MIRAWVLGLAVGLAAAGPVFAERSARETLGAAIGAYESADFGRAIDLFKEAAAEGSDLEPSDRALAFMYLASIYSARGITREAGSYFESCVEADPNFVPDEEIFRPDWILAFEEARDRKTGILDVTTEPPGAAVVFRGKKIGVTPFRARALEGSGTLRLVFAD, encoded by the coding sequence GTGATTCGTGCGTGGGTGCTTGGTCTCGCGGTGGGGCTCGCGGCGGCGGGTCCGGTGTTCGCGGAGAGGTCGGCGCGGGAGACGCTGGGTGCGGCGATCGGGGCGTACGAGAGCGCGGACTTCGGCCGCGCGATCGATCTCTTCAAGGAGGCCGCGGCCGAAGGGAGCGATCTCGAACCGAGCGACCGAGCGCTTGCGTTCATGTACCTTGCGTCGATCTACAGCGCGCGGGGAATCACGCGGGAGGCGGGGTCCTACTTCGAGTCGTGCGTGGAGGCGGATCCGAACTTCGTCCCGGACGAGGAGATCTTCCGTCCGGACTGGATCCTGGCGTTCGAGGAGGCGCGCGATCGGAAGACCGGGATCCTCGATGTGACGACCGAACCTCCGGGCGCGGCGGTCGTCTTTCGGGGGAAGAAGATCGGTGTAACGCCGTTTCGGGCGAGAGCGCTCGAGGGGTCGGGGACTCTACGGCTCGTGTTTGCTGATTAG